A genomic stretch from Thermomonospora umbrina includes:
- a CDS encoding LuxR C-terminal-related transcriptional regulator — protein sequence MPPLTSHVGRRREAAQIRAALNDVRLVTLTGTGGVGKTRLAVATMPEAAARFAGGAVFVELAELRDGDLLPNLVAERLGLSDRSGRPIVQVVLDLLRDRALLLVLDNCEHLVEACTHFVAAVLAECPQVAVLATSRQSLGLPGEHVLPVPPLAVPDEDAAQSPLELVQYDSVRLLADRAAAVVPSFEVTSANAAAVAAICRQLDGVPLAIELAAARLRSLSPRQLADRLSRRLPILTGAPRTAPERQRTLRATIDWSYELCSDAEQLLWARASVFAGSFEMDAAEQVCADADLPADMVLDTIEGLLDKSVLLREERGEVVRYRMLEALREHGQELLGTDTAVARRHRDWIDRLTATADAEWCSERQLDWTARLRLEHANLRTALDWSLSEPGEAGAALRIASRLNEYWTLRGASGEARQWLDRALAATPADHPDRPVALSTCALHALLHSDVPTATKRLKEADELATVNDDDLTKAHRTYVHGLAEMIRISPRAVELAEAAAEGFRALGDVRRELHPLFIHGTCIAYQGDIEAARASLRRMLTLSQERGESFYRAMALFGIVFVEVDFGDIALAAEAARDGFVVGRTFSSGFRDAYHLEALAWVADGQGEHERAATLFGAAATAWEAAGASPEIAVALPHNRHKHSTRHALGAVRFAEFFAAGRALSDRRRVRLALAEDDTPTPGTPPGDLTRREWEVAELVAKGLSNRSIADRLVISPRTADTHVQNILGKLGFHNRAQIASWATHRRRPE from the coding sequence ATGCCGCCGCTGACCAGCCATGTCGGCCGCCGCCGCGAAGCCGCCCAGATCCGGGCGGCACTGAACGACGTGCGGCTGGTGACGCTGACCGGGACGGGTGGGGTCGGCAAGACGCGGCTGGCCGTCGCGACGATGCCCGAGGCCGCCGCGCGATTCGCCGGTGGGGCGGTGTTCGTCGAGCTCGCCGAGCTGCGCGACGGGGACCTGCTGCCGAACCTCGTCGCCGAAAGGCTCGGGCTGTCGGACCGGTCCGGCCGGCCGATCGTCCAGGTGGTGCTCGATCTCCTGCGCGACCGTGCACTCCTGCTGGTCCTCGACAACTGCGAGCATCTGGTGGAGGCGTGCACCCACTTCGTCGCCGCGGTGCTGGCCGAGTGCCCGCAGGTGGCCGTTCTGGCGACCAGCAGGCAATCGCTGGGCCTGCCCGGGGAGCACGTCCTGCCGGTGCCGCCGCTGGCCGTACCGGACGAGGACGCGGCACAGTCGCCCCTGGAACTCGTCCAATACGACAGCGTGCGGCTGCTGGCCGACCGGGCGGCGGCCGTGGTGCCCTCCTTCGAGGTCACCTCCGCCAACGCGGCGGCGGTGGCGGCGATCTGCCGGCAGTTGGACGGTGTGCCGCTGGCCATCGAGCTGGCCGCCGCACGGCTGCGGTCACTGTCGCCGCGGCAGCTCGCCGACCGGTTGTCGCGCAGGCTGCCGATCCTGACCGGTGCGCCGCGTACCGCTCCCGAACGGCAACGTACGCTGCGCGCCACGATCGACTGGAGCTACGAGCTGTGCTCGGATGCCGAGCAACTGCTGTGGGCGCGCGCCTCGGTGTTCGCCGGGTCGTTCGAGATGGACGCCGCCGAGCAGGTCTGCGCGGATGCCGATCTCCCGGCGGACATGGTGCTCGACACGATCGAGGGGCTGCTGGACAAATCCGTTCTGCTGCGCGAAGAGCGCGGCGAGGTCGTCCGCTACCGGATGCTGGAGGCCCTGCGCGAGCACGGCCAGGAGCTGCTGGGTACGGACACCGCCGTCGCCCGCCGGCACCGGGACTGGATCGACCGCCTGACGGCGACCGCGGATGCCGAATGGTGCAGCGAGCGCCAACTCGACTGGACGGCCCGGCTACGCCTCGAACACGCCAACCTGCGCACCGCGCTCGACTGGAGCCTGAGCGAGCCGGGCGAGGCGGGCGCGGCGCTGCGGATCGCGTCCCGGCTGAACGAGTACTGGACGCTGCGGGGGGCGTCCGGGGAGGCGCGGCAATGGCTGGACCGGGCGCTGGCCGCGACGCCGGCGGACCACCCCGACCGGCCGGTCGCCCTGTCGACCTGTGCCCTGCACGCCTTGCTGCACTCGGACGTCCCGACGGCGACGAAGCGCCTGAAAGAGGCCGACGAACTCGCCACCGTGAACGACGACGACCTCACCAAGGCCCACCGCACCTACGTGCACGGCCTCGCGGAGATGATCCGCATCAGCCCTCGCGCGGTGGAGCTCGCCGAAGCCGCCGCCGAGGGCTTCCGTGCGCTCGGCGACGTCCGCCGCGAGCTGCACCCGCTGTTCATCCATGGAACCTGCATCGCCTACCAGGGGGACATCGAGGCGGCGCGGGCCTCGCTGCGCCGGATGCTGACGCTCAGCCAAGAGCGCGGCGAGTCGTTCTACCGGGCCATGGCCCTGTTCGGGATCGTGTTCGTCGAGGTCGACTTCGGGGACATCGCCCTCGCCGCGGAGGCCGCCCGGGACGGCTTCGTCGTGGGCCGCACCTTCTCCAGCGGCTTCCGCGACGCGTACCACCTGGAGGCGCTGGCCTGGGTGGCGGACGGGCAGGGCGAGCACGAACGGGCCGCCACGCTCTTCGGCGCCGCCGCCACGGCGTGGGAGGCCGCCGGAGCCTCACCGGAGATCGCCGTGGCGCTGCCGCACAACCGGCACAAGCACAGCACCCGCCACGCCCTGGGCGCCGTCCGCTTCGCCGAGTTCTTCGCCGCCGGCCGTGCCCTCTCCGACCGCCGGCGAGTCCGGCTCGCCCTCGCCGAGGACGACACCCCCACCCCCGGCACCCCGCCCGGAGACCTCACCCGGCGCGAGTGGGAGGTCGCCGAACTGGTCGCCAAGGGCCTGTCCAACCGGAGCATCGCCGACCGCCTGGTCATCTCACCGCGTACCGCGGACACCCATGTCCAGAACATCCTCGGCAAACTCGGCTTTCACAACCGCGCCCAGATCGCCTCCTGGGCCACCCACCGACGCCGCCCCGAATGA
- a CDS encoding alpha/beta fold hydrolase: MFTFTSVDGLDVHVHHWPAHGEARGVVQIVHGMGEHAGRYAAFAEALTTYGYAVYANDHRGHGRTMKGEPGRLGPDGWNLLVADVVALTELLCSRHPGLSIVLFGQSMGSYAVQQFLLDHGDLVEGVVLTGTTALDGLLKAMGAAGREDYYNAPFQPVRTGCDWLSRDDAEVDAFIADPLCGFALDENGLRDMYAAAPRLADPSTVPAGLPLCVAVGDRDPLNAGLSLSDLLVERYRAAGLTDITYRAYGGARHELLHETNRDEVQADLVAWITRVIG; this comes from the coding sequence ATGTTCACCTTCACCAGCGTCGACGGTCTCGACGTGCACGTCCACCACTGGCCCGCTCATGGCGAGGCGCGCGGTGTCGTCCAGATCGTCCACGGAATGGGGGAGCACGCGGGCCGCTACGCCGCGTTCGCCGAAGCCCTCACCACCTACGGCTACGCCGTCTACGCCAACGACCATCGTGGTCATGGCCGGACGATGAAGGGCGAGCCGGGCAGGCTGGGCCCCGACGGCTGGAACCTCCTGGTCGCCGATGTGGTCGCGCTCACCGAACTGCTGTGCTCCCGCCATCCCGGCCTGTCCATCGTCCTCTTCGGCCAGAGCATGGGGTCGTACGCGGTCCAGCAGTTCCTCCTCGACCACGGCGACCTCGTCGAAGGCGTGGTCCTGACGGGCACCACCGCGCTCGACGGACTGCTCAAGGCGATGGGCGCCGCCGGCAGGGAGGACTACTACAACGCGCCGTTCCAGCCCGTGCGGACCGGCTGCGACTGGCTCAGCCGGGACGACGCCGAGGTCGACGCGTTCATCGCCGACCCCCTGTGCGGCTTCGCCCTCGACGAGAACGGGCTGCGCGACATGTACGCCGCCGCACCCCGGCTGGCCGATCCGTCCACCGTCCCGGCCGGACTGCCGTTGTGCGTCGCGGTCGGGGACCGGGACCCGCTCAACGCCGGGCTGTCCCTTTCCGACCTGCTCGTCGAGCGGTACCGCGCGGCCGGGCTGACCGACATCACCTACCGCGCCTATGGCGGAGCCCGGCACGAGCTGCTGCACGAGACCAACCGGGACGAGGTCCAGGCCGACCTCGTCGCGTGGATCACCCGAGTGATCGGCTGA
- a CDS encoding ABC transporter ATP-binding protein has translation MAPLLKVSDLTVRFGGITALDHVGFTVETGRMVGLIGPNGAGKTTVFNCLTRRYDADEGTVDYVGTDLLSVPPHAIAALGIARTFQNLGLFPGMSVRDNVLVGAHSRARAGFGSAALRLPAVRREEARLRDAADEILERLGLTDVADHPAVGLPFGTLKRIELARALAAGPRLLLLDEPCNGLSHGEVGEFADLLRAIRADLEVTMIVVEHHMGFVMSTCDRVVCLEFGRKIADGTPDEVQNDPAVLRAYLGTAA, from the coding sequence ATGGCACCACTCCTGAAGGTCAGCGACCTCACCGTGCGCTTCGGCGGCATCACCGCACTCGACCATGTCGGATTCACCGTCGAGACGGGCCGCATGGTGGGGCTGATCGGCCCCAACGGGGCCGGCAAGACGACGGTGTTCAACTGTCTGACCCGCCGGTACGACGCCGACGAGGGGACGGTGGACTACGTGGGCACCGACCTGCTGTCGGTACCGCCGCACGCCATCGCCGCGCTCGGCATCGCCCGCACGTTCCAGAACCTCGGGCTCTTCCCCGGAATGTCGGTGCGCGACAACGTCCTGGTGGGCGCCCACAGCAGGGCCCGCGCCGGGTTCGGGTCCGCCGCGCTCCGCCTGCCCGCGGTGCGCCGTGAGGAGGCACGGCTGCGCGACGCGGCCGACGAGATCCTCGAACGGCTCGGCCTCACCGACGTGGCCGACCATCCGGCGGTCGGGCTGCCGTTCGGCACGCTCAAGCGGATCGAGCTGGCCAGGGCGCTGGCCGCCGGGCCGCGCCTGCTGCTGCTGGACGAACCCTGCAACGGGCTCAGCCACGGCGAGGTCGGTGAGTTCGCCGACCTGCTGCGCGCCATCCGGGCCGATCTCGAGGTGACGATGATCGTGGTCGAGCACCACATGGGCTTCGTGATGAGCACCTGTGACCGGGTCGTGTGTCTGGAGTTCGGGCGCAAGATCGCCGACGGCACCCCCGACGAGGTGCAGAACGATCCCGCCGTGCTGCGGGCCTACCTGGGGACGGCGGCATGA
- a CDS encoding ABC transporter ATP-binding protein, producing MTYLEVSDLRAGYGDGQVLHGIDLSVEQGEICAILGPNGAGKTTLLRALCGTIRAKGTVRLDGTALPRRRPEAVARMGVAHVPEGRGTFSPLTVEENLRVGAYLRRDRAGVAADVDRVYGYFPVLEERRAQAAGSLSGGEQQMVALGRALMARPRVILLDEPSLGLAPLVTRELFQIVRTINEQEQTTVILVEQNAHLTLEFAHRAHVLEVGRIALSGPADEIRADEQVARTYLGIGGRS from the coding sequence ATGACGTACCTCGAAGTCTCCGACCTGCGCGCCGGCTACGGCGACGGCCAGGTCCTGCACGGGATCGACCTGTCGGTCGAGCAGGGCGAGATCTGCGCCATCCTCGGACCGAACGGCGCGGGCAAGACCACCCTGCTGCGCGCCCTGTGCGGCACGATCCGCGCCAAGGGCACCGTCCGGCTGGACGGCACGGCACTGCCCCGCCGCCGTCCCGAGGCCGTCGCCCGGATGGGCGTCGCGCACGTGCCGGAAGGGCGCGGGACCTTCTCGCCGCTCACGGTCGAGGAGAACCTGCGGGTCGGCGCCTATCTCCGGCGCGACCGCGCGGGCGTGGCCGCCGACGTCGACCGCGTCTACGGCTACTTCCCCGTGCTCGAGGAACGACGCGCCCAGGCGGCGGGCAGCCTCAGCGGCGGCGAGCAGCAGATGGTCGCGCTCGGCCGCGCGCTCATGGCCCGCCCCCGGGTGATCCTCCTGGACGAGCCGTCGCTCGGCCTCGCCCCGCTGGTCACCCGGGAGTTGTTCCAGATCGTCCGGACCATCAACGAACAGGAGCAGACCACCGTGATCCTGGTCGAGCAGAACGCCCACCTCACCCTCGAGTTCGCGCACCGCGCCCACGTGCTGGAGGTCGGCCGGATCGCGCTGTCGGGTCCCGCCGACGAGATCCGCGCCGACGAGCAGGTCGCGAGGACCTACCTGGGTATCGGGGGGCGTTCATGA